AATTCAGCAACTGGGGCAGGGTTCAGCTGCACAGAATATTGGAGACACTGATAGATTCCTAGATAAGAATAGTGTTCCAAAGGAACACAATTATCAAAGAAGCAATGATTTCACTGAGGACATAATGCTAAAGAGGATTAAGCTAAACTCTGATCATCATTACCCAGGAATACATAATTCCGTTGATTTTGCCCATGGAAGCAACACTGCAGCATCTAGAGAAGTTACTTCAGAATCTATGCAGTGTTTGCTTAAGAAAAATGGTGCGGAAGCTGGGATTGTAAAGACTGAAGGTAATGATAAAACTAGCATACAGAGTTCCTTCTGTGGCTTTCTTACTCTAGAGAACAGTGGTGTTATTAGTCCTCAACTTCCCTTCAGTGACAAGATTGTTGTTCAAGAAGATTCTAATGGTCTTGGATCCCATTTTCCCCTGGAAAGTTCTGTTGCCTGTGATGTTGGTGGTCATTTGAAGAAAGATTCTTCCATTGTACAGCAACCTTGTGACGAAAATGTCAGTTTCCAAGAGACACCTAAAAATGGAAGTAAAGAAAAGACGATTGCTGTGCTTCATGAGAAAATCTGTTTGAACATTCAATCTAGTGTTGCACCGATAAGAGACGATGATCGCACACTTGAAGGACTCTCTGACTTTGGACCAAATCATTATGAAGCCTTTGCCACTGAGAAATGCTATCTTCCGCGCTTGCAAGCCAACATTAGTGATGATTCTATTGGTGATTGCACTGAAGAAAGTTTGTGTATAAAGTGCAATAATGGTGGTGAATTGTTGAATTGTAGCAACACTGATTGCTTTATTTCTGTTCATGAAGCCTGTTTGAAATCATCACCACAGTTTGAGACGTCAGGACTTTTCTATTGCCCCTTTTGTCTATGTGACAGAGCTGCTATTGCTTATAGGAAAGCTAAAgaaaattatcttcaaaaaagGAAATGTCTTTCAGTATTTGTTGGTGGAGATTTTGCTCGTAAGCATCAAAAGATGATTTCATCAACTGCTCTTCAAAGAAAAAAACAATCTATTGAAAATTCACCTGTCCTAGTAAATGGCAACTCAAGTGGATGTACTAGGGATCAGCCAGTTGGAACTTCAATAGAACCTGATGAACAAACTCGACAAGTAGTAGTTCCACAGTCTCGTGTTAATTGCAAGTTAACTTGTCAAAGAGGGAGCCCTGcagacataaatgatgacatgattGTACGTGAAGTTGCACTTACCATTGAAAATGCTAATGTTGCCCTCAACAAAGTGGATGTTGTACATACATGCAGTAACAGTGACCATGTTGAGGTCACAAAGAACCAGCAGCCAGGCGACCCTCATACTCCTGCCCATACTATTCATGTACCTTTCCAAGAGGATTCACGAGATTCTAGACAGGTTCACCATGTCAGGCAAAGTGCAGCTGACATTGTTGGCAATTCATGTGGTCAGTTAAATGTCAAATCAAGTCTGTTTAGAAGGGTTGATCCGAGAGACACAAGTTCACTTGAGAATGAACAGGGCCAACAAGCAGATAATGGATATGCTTGTGAGAAGAGCCAAGTGTTGCTCTGTCACAAAGTGAATCAGGAAGGGTGTAAGGGGCATGGATGCTTCTCAAATCATCCAAGTATAAGTGATGACAACATTTTATGTGGAGTTAAGTCTCTCATTCAGAATGTTAACGATAATTTAAGCAGAGGGGATATTAATCCAGGTATTAATGGTGAACAAATCAATATTGGGGAGAATCAGCAACGTGGAGAACCTATTTTTACTGCTGATAGTGACCTACCTGATCCATGTGTTAAATATGCTCATGGTGTCCAGAATGGTAACTCTGAGATTGTTGGCAACATATGTGGCCCACTAAACGTCGAGTCGAATCAGTTTAACATGAAGCAGGTAAATGAAGTTTCAGTAGAAGCTAATTTACAAGCTCCACAACCTGATTCAAATATGGTAGACTCTGCGAAAGCTTCTCatactacaacaaatgtagatgataaCAAGGTTGTGTGCAAAGTTGTACCTCTCCTTCAGAATGTTAATACTGACCTCATTGAAGAGGACCCATTCCCATGCAATACTAAAGAACAGATAAAAGTGGAAAAGGAAAAGCAATTAGAAGATCTTGCTGTTGCTTGTAATGATCATTTTACTTTTCTACGGGATTCATCTGATGCTAGATATGTTGATGACGCTGAGCAAGGTGATGTTAGGATGATTAATTACCACAATAAGGTGGAAGCAcacaatgaagaagaagatgaaaatgcAGAGAAAATATCAACAAGAAAATCACATAGAAACAAATTTTCAGCACGCAAGTCTAAAAGGTGGTATTATTGAGTCTAGCAATAAGTGTTATGGTTTGTTAATTCCACCTTTGACATTCTCTTCATTCTGCAATTATTTAAGTAGCTGTGACTTTTTGTAATTGCCCTTATTTTGAATTAGCAGGTTGGTTTCCAGATCTCAGTAGTGATTTTCTTGTTTTGCAGATCACAGCCAATGGTCCTTAGTCAACGGCGGAGATTTCTTTGGACCAGAGAGGAAGTAGAAGTTCTCAAGGTATACATTCTCTAAGGTTGCTACTAGAAAATCTAGTTGGCATTGTCAATCAGTTTGGTATCATTTGCCCCAACTCAAGTGTTACTATCTCTACTGTTTACTATATTATTAGTTAAAGATCATTGTAGTTTCTGCAGTAATCTTTAGTTAGGTTTATCTATGTCGCATAGTAATCTTTTTTCTAATTTTGGATCCCAACGGCAATTGTGTTATTCAGAAGTGTGTATACTTGTGCAGGAAGCAATTCATAAGTTTGGTAAAAAGCCTAAAGGTAACATCTCGtggattaaaattttagaatatggCCGCCATATATTCCATGAGTCTCGTGAACCAAAGGatcttagagaaaaatggaagaaTCTTATGAAAAAGGAGGGTTCCAGTACTGGGACTTAATGACTGTCAACTTGTAAGTAGCAAATGTTGCACAGTTGGCTTAACTAACTTTTTAAAGCCCGAAGAGTTAGCGGTAGTGCAACTGCAATCTTTTGCTGTCATATATTGGAACAATAGTATGTGATCTCCTTTTGATATAATGGAAATATCTTGTTTTATAATCATTAGTCTGTTGTGTGTTGCAAGTAGTTGGTAACTTTAGCAAGCCTTTCCCTCTTGGAATGTGATAAAAAATCTTGCCCTAAGCCACAATCCTCGCATTGAGCTGCATGCCGTTGGGGGCACTGATCATCCCACTGTCAAGGCTGCTATTGCAAGCGCTTGGCCAGCCGTTGCAAGTGCTTCACAGGCTACATTGTGAAGAAGAGATACTTGTTCCAAAAGCTGAAAGGTGATATTCTATTCTTCGCAAGTTTATCTTTCCAGTAACAATCTTTATCTGTCTTATGGATGTTTTGCTGTGGCTAATGCAATGGCAAGTCGCCAGAGCCAGTGCTCGACTGTGAAAGAAATAAATGAACCGTCGTGAAGGGAAAAAAGTTGCCAAGAAGGAAGATTCTTTTATATTGGAATTTTCTTTACTTTCTGAACTATTCCTTCCAGTTTATCTTACATTTcctgatatatatatattgccTCTCTCCTCGAGATAATAATGTGGATCATATTTTTATCTAATATTGGCATAGATCTCAATTTTGATACTATGAAACTCGAGATATATTTTCTCTTCTGCTATAAAATCTATTGCATTTGCCAGCTGGGAAAAATGTTATTTTAATTGCCGTGCTCTTTGTTTTGACGATCTCATTTAAAAGTGTCAATCATGAGGCGAGTCTGCACTATAGGAAGGAATGACACGGCAAAAAATGCAATAGATTCTAGGAACACATCTCACCCCCACAAATCTATCACACCGTCACAAATCCACTTACTTGTGTATCACAATCCTCTCTTGTATATCTGCTTTTCTGATTATTTTTTTACAATCATAAATAGGAAAATCTTTTAGTCTTTCCTTGGTGGCTAATATTCATTgaccaaaaagaaaataaataatcatccATGAATGCAACCACATACAATCAAATCCACATACATCttaaaattagatttgtttttcttcaAATTATAAACAACTAGCAAAAGTTGAACTTTCCATCTTCCAAACGCAACCAGTTTGGTAATTCAGGGGAATGCGTCGAGGTGATTGCCGGCATCCGGAGCCGAAGCATGTGCCGAGCGCAGAACTTGAAGGGCTTCTGCTACATTTCTCTGAAGGGCATCAGGAGATTCGATAAGATGGAGCACCTCAGGCTGATCCATTTCAAGCAACATCCCAGTTGCCTTGCCGGATTGCTCCCGTTCTATTCCCTCTACCAGGGGGACAAGTGCTCTCCCAGAATCTAACCAAAAAACAAAATTCAATAGCGACTCAAGTATGCATAAGTGGTCCAATAAACCTtcaaccaaaaaaataaaaataaaaatttaacagCGCCAAGTGAATGAAAGTTCTTACCACTCTTTGAAACCCAGCAGATGCAGAAGCCAAATCAGAAGCAAGAGTTGCAAATGGGACTGCAGAAGGCCGACCTGAATCCATTGGAGCGACGTGCATACCACTTGTGTCGAGAGGCATCGGCATTACTGAGCTACCAATCGGAACTTGACGCATCAATGTAAGATCAACCACATCTAGAGCATTTCACATTATGAAATTATTGGCAAAATGATGCCAAGGCAGCATCATTAGAATGAAATTTGGCAATGAAATTTCAAATTGTTGTTAGAATGCAGTGTTTGATTCAACGACGACGCAGGTAGTAGAGCCAGCAAGATGAAACCAGCGGGCATGACTCATCATAAACTCACTGCCATCTTTCATTCCGTTGGTGTTGCAGGCTATATAGACTCATTGGACCTTTAGCACATAGTCTGGTATGCCATTTGCCAAATTAGACAGAATTGCCACAAATGAATGTGCTTACCTGCTGCTGCATCAGTGGTGAGAGTCCACCTCGTCTAGAAGCTCCATGCCGAAGCTGCTCTTGGCTTTGTGGATTGTATGGCAACAAAGTTCAGAAGCAGAATAGATGTGAGAAAAGATATACAACAAAACAGTATGTTCCAGTAGTCAAGTGTAAAAAACAGGTTTAAAGAGAAAAGAAAGCATTTTGGATGCTTTATATTTTAAAATGTACAAACGTCTAATAATTACTTATATCTCATAAGCTCTGATGAAAAATTGGTAAGCAGACTGAATTCAAAAAATGCATTTATAAGCAATAATAGATTAAAAAAAGTGAACACGaaattgataagaaaaaatgttcaGAGATCTCAGATCTCTTATAAATAACCTTGAATTTTTAGCAGGAGAATGCCTTTCGAACTGACACTGTTTCTTGTTCTGAACACATCTTCTAGATGGCTGACATTGTTTCTTCAATGTATGATGTATCTAACTAGTAAAGGGCGTGTTGAACCCTGATTGGGTAAGCTTAAAATAATATCTAGGGTATGCTGAAGCTGGgtggaataaacttaaatatcaTCTAGACTTAAGGGAATTATAAAATAAAAGTGAACCATCCAGTTCTTTCTATTTGGTTTAGGCAGAAGGATGGTTTTGGGGTGCACAAACTAGATGCCATAGATTGCATTGCATGTGATATAAGAGGAAAGAGTTCCACAAGTGGCAGCATATTGAAAAGAGAGtcatcttattattttattaaaaatcttctccccttactaactaactttgatgaagcttaaaataaatttacgttaatattcttttttctattcacactaaaaataattccaagctttgttagtaattccacaagcgaaacaatcagt
The genomic region above belongs to Zingiber officinale cultivar Zhangliang chromosome 11A, Zo_v1.1, whole genome shotgun sequence and contains:
- the LOC122030931 gene encoding uncharacterized protein LOC122030931 — translated: MTSTSTSTSLAWQWVIEALARREEFDISVLGDFILKNPVLLNSAPSFVREAVSLRFLEALVNLHKENSSVWYSGREIDPNLSCEEVLCQQTRKFCHAARLFNLGKDRVKVFNGELHNFIIQKKASFPKTFLQKLKEKILRDRCPALLPLMEMSGLPIQNKSDDAKCNACDGSQMAKQLEISIQENQIQQLGQGSAAQNIGDTDRFLDKNSVPKEHNYQRSNDFTEDIMLKRIKLNSDHHYPGIHNSVDFAHGSNTAASREVTSESMQCLLKKNGAEAGIVKTEGNDKTSIQSSFCGFLTLENSGVISPQLPFSDKIVVQEDSNGLGSHFPLESSVACDVGGHLKKDSSIVQQPCDENVSFQETPKNGSKEKTIAVLHEKICLNIQSSVAPIRDDDRTLEGLSDFGPNHYEAFATEKCYLPRLQANISDDSIGDCTEESLCIKCNNGGELLNCSNTDCFISVHEACLKSSPQFETSGLFYCPFCLCDRAAIAYRKAKENYLQKRKCLSVFVGGDFARKHQKMISSTALQRKKQSIENSPVLVNGNSSGCTRDQPVGTSIEPDEQTRQVVVPQSRVNCKLTCQRGSPADINDDMIVREVALTIENANVALNKVDVVHTCSNSDHVEVTKNQQPGDPHTPAHTIHVPFQEDSRDSRQVHHVRQSAADIVGNSCGQLNVKSSLFRRVDPRDTSSLENEQGQQADNGYACEKSQVLLCHKVNQEGCKGHGCFSNHPSISDDNILCGVKSLIQNVNDNLSRGDINPGINGEQINIGENQQRGEPIFTADSDLPDPCVKYAHGVQNGNSEIVGNICGPLNVESNQFNMKQVNEVSVEANLQAPQPDSNMVDSAKASHTTTNVDDNKVVCKVVPLLQNVNTDLIEEDPFPCNTKEQIKVEKEKQLEDLAVACNDHFTFLRDSSDARYVDDAEQGDVRMINYHNKVEAHNEEEDENAEKISTRKSHRNKFSARKSKRSQPMVLSQRRRFLWTREEVEVLKEAIHKFGKKPKGNISWIKILEYGRHIFHESREPKDLREKWKNLMKKEGSSTGT